Proteins co-encoded in one Armatimonadia bacterium genomic window:
- a CDS encoding aldo/keto reductase, with protein MLPRRVLGRTGLSLGLLSMGGLFVSRAGGDDRHRACQAVHRALELGVNYVDTAPGYLDSEEVLGEALEGVAAPYFLSTKLGGRPQPFEPRNLDHLKRSFDESLRLLKRDQVDILMVHEPDRPGQYDWWTDWERFTGPVTEFIADLKAQGLVRFTGLGGTTPYLLARICATGQYDVVLTAFNYSLLWREAEVALIPEAHRQRMGIVIGSPLQQGWLARRYDEEVAANPAWLSPQRRAQFLALYDFLDELHMPITDLALRWVISNPDVHTTLMGARSVQEVEQNVAAVTAGPLPETVLERLDQIADLCPLRPFGEPFGCGFRPGYRGPGLAS; from the coding sequence ATGTTACCCAGACGTGTCCTCGGACGTACCGGTCTCTCCCTGGGCCTGCTCTCAATGGGCGGGCTCTTCGTCTCCAGAGCGGGTGGCGATGATCGCCACCGGGCCTGCCAGGCGGTTCACAGGGCCCTGGAGCTCGGCGTGAACTACGTCGACACCGCGCCGGGATACCTCGACAGTGAAGAGGTCCTCGGCGAGGCCCTGGAGGGCGTAGCTGCTCCCTACTTCCTCTCGACCAAGCTCGGTGGCCGTCCGCAGCCCTTCGAGCCTCGCAACCTTGACCACCTGAAGCGCTCTTTCGACGAGAGCCTGCGGCTGCTCAAGCGCGATCAGGTCGATATCCTCATGGTCCACGAACCCGACCGGCCCGGCCAGTACGACTGGTGGACTGACTGGGAGCGCTTCACCGGGCCCGTCACGGAGTTCATCGCAGACCTCAAGGCTCAGGGCCTCGTCCGCTTCACCGGCCTCGGCGGCACAACACCCTACCTTCTGGCTCGCATCTGTGCCACCGGCCAGTACGACGTGGTCCTCACCGCCTTCAACTACAGCCTCCTCTGGCGCGAGGCCGAAGTCGCCTTGATCCCCGAGGCGCACCGGCAGCGAATGGGCATCGTCATCGGCTCGCCGCTACAACAGGGGTGGCTCGCCCGGCGCTACGACGAAGAGGTGGCCGCTAATCCGGCCTGGCTCAGCCCTCAGCGACGTGCGCAGTTCCTGGCCCTCTACGACTTCCTCGACGAGCTGCACATGCCCATCACCGACCTTGCCCTGCGCTGGGTGATCTCAAACCCCGACGTCCACACGACCCTCATGGGGGCCCGCTCGGTGCAGGAGGTAGAACAGAACGTAGCTGCGGTCACCGCCGGCCCTCTGCCGGAGACCGTGCTGGAGCGTCTCGATCAGATCGCAGACCTGTGCCCTCTGAGGCCCTTCGGCGAACCCTTCGGATGTGGGTTCCGCCCCGGCTATCGCGGCCCAGGCCTTGCATCCTAA
- a CDS encoding Gfo/Idh/MocA family oxidoreductase: MDKLRIGVIGVTGRGGIANHWRDSKRALVVAGADVVPAYLEDFKQRMGEQVFLTDDYRRLLERDDVDAVAVTSPDFMHEEHACAALEAGKHVFCEKPLAITTEGCDRILRTWKASGKHLMVGFNMRYMNIFRTMKEIIDSGAIGEPKACWVRHFVGHGGTFYYHDWHATKKNCTSLLLQKGSHDIDMTHWLCGSYTKRVAAFGSLDFFGGDKPNDLRCPDCPEADTCWEFDNTRRNQCCFRQEVDIEDSNVMVMQLENGMKASYLQCHFTPDYHRNYTIIGTEGRVENSEPEMKVWVKMRRAHTWKDLADREYTIKPARGGHGGADPVICEDFLDMVLEGKQPLATPEAGRMSVATGCAGADSMRNGGTPVEIAPIAW; this comes from the coding sequence ATGGACAAGCTGCGAATCGGCGTCATCGGCGTTACCGGGCGCGGAGGAATTGCAAACCACTGGCGCGACAGCAAACGCGCACTCGTCGTCGCAGGCGCAGACGTAGTGCCCGCATACCTGGAAGACTTCAAGCAGCGGATGGGAGAGCAGGTCTTCCTCACCGACGACTACCGCCGTCTGCTCGAGCGTGATGACGTCGATGCCGTCGCCGTCACTTCCCCCGACTTCATGCACGAGGAGCATGCCTGCGCCGCTCTTGAGGCCGGAAAGCACGTCTTCTGCGAGAAGCCTCTTGCCATCACCACCGAGGGCTGCGACCGCATCCTGCGCACCTGGAAGGCCTCCGGCAAGCACCTCATGGTCGGCTTCAACATGCGCTACATGAACATCTTCCGCACCATGAAGGAGATCATCGACTCCGGGGCCATCGGCGAGCCGAAGGCTTGCTGGGTACGCCACTTCGTCGGTCACGGTGGCACCTTCTACTACCACGACTGGCACGCCACCAAGAAGAACTGCACCAGCCTGCTCCTTCAGAAGGGTAGCCACGACATCGACATGACCCACTGGCTATGCGGGAGCTACACCAAGCGTGTGGCCGCCTTTGGCTCTCTGGACTTCTTCGGCGGCGACAAGCCCAATGACCTGCGTTGCCCCGACTGCCCGGAGGCCGACACCTGCTGGGAGTTCGACAACACCCGCCGGAACCAGTGCTGCTTCCGCCAGGAGGTCGACATCGAGGACAGCAACGTGATGGTGATGCAGCTCGAGAACGGCATGAAGGCCTCGTACCTGCAGTGCCACTTCACCCCCGACTACCACCGCAACTACACCATCATCGGCACCGAGGGCCGGGTCGAGAACTCTGAGCCGGAGATGAAGGTCTGGGTGAAGATGCGTCGCGCCCACACCTGGAAGGACCTCGCTGACCGCGAGTACACCATCAAGCCGGCACGCGGCGGCCATGGCGGCGCTGATCCCGTCATCTGCGAGGACTTCCTCGACATGGTCCTCGAGGGCAAGCAGCCACTGGCAACCCCGGAGGCGGGACGCATGAGCGTGGCCACCGGTTGCGCCGGCGCGGACTCCATGCGCAACGGTGGAACGCCTGTCGAGATCGCTCCCATCGCCTGGTAG
- a CDS encoding glycogen-binding domain-containing protein gives MSKVRFEVSLPEVRKVYIAGDFNDWDATARQMKRVRKGEDLFVAVLDLEPGVYEYKYVADDVWRCCPTSPRVPNNQGTENSVVEVPE, from the coding sequence ATGAGCAAGGTACGCTTTGAGGTGAGCTTGCCCGAGGTGCGCAAGGTCTACATCGCGGGCGATTTCAACGACTGGGATGCCACGGCGCGGCAGATGAAACGGGTGCGCAAGGGAGAGGACCTCTTCGTGGCGGTGCTGGACCTGGAGCCGGGGGTCTACGAGTACAAGTATGTGGCGGACGACGTCTGGAGGTGCTGCCCGACGTCGCCGCGGGTGCCCAACAATCAGGGGACGGAGAACTCGGTGGTTGAGGTGCCGGAGTAG
- a CDS encoding ABC transporter ATP-binding protein, protein MKIALAIETNELTKTYGVDSDGKAVGLLGLSLKVEEGQIYGLVGPNGSGKTTTLKLLLGLIFPTSGSASVLGMPVGSMEYKERIGFVPEGPYFYDHLNAVELLEFYGGLFGLHGKALEGRIQELLELVGMWTRRDIRVRNYSRGMLQRIGLAQALLNDPDLIFMDEPTAGLDPPAQMQIRDIILTLRQRSKTVFLCSHLLKEMEPLCDNICILNRGKLVSSGSMEEVLSSQGSLFRLEAEHVSGEVESQLKATATHLVNSGGLLEAKFPDQKAAVEAAQLLTNAGLTVTHIGPDRRTLEEVFIEAVKGEQ, encoded by the coding sequence TTGAAGATAGCACTCGCCATCGAGACCAACGAACTGACGAAGACGTACGGAGTCGATTCCGACGGCAAGGCGGTCGGTCTGCTCGGGCTTTCGCTTAAGGTGGAGGAAGGGCAGATCTACGGGCTTGTCGGCCCCAATGGATCGGGCAAGACCACCACGCTGAAGCTCCTGCTTGGCTTGATCTTCCCGACGTCAGGCAGCGCCAGCGTCCTGGGAATGCCTGTTGGTTCCATGGAGTACAAGGAGCGGATCGGGTTCGTCCCTGAGGGTCCGTACTTCTATGACCACCTGAACGCCGTGGAGCTGCTGGAGTTCTACGGCGGTCTCTTCGGTCTGCATGGGAAGGCGCTGGAGGGCCGTATCCAGGAGTTGCTGGAGCTCGTGGGGATGTGGACGCGGCGCGATATCCGTGTTCGCAACTACTCCCGCGGAATGCTGCAGCGCATTGGCCTGGCCCAGGCTCTGCTGAATGACCCCGACCTGATCTTCATGGACGAGCCGACGGCGGGCCTCGATCCACCGGCGCAGATGCAGATTCGGGACATCATCCTGACGCTCCGCCAGCGGAGCAAGACGGTGTTTCTGTGCTCGCACCTGCTCAAGGAGATGGAGCCGCTGTGCGACAACATCTGCATCCTGAACCGCGGCAAGCTGGTGAGCTCGGGCAGCATGGAAGAGGTGCTCTCAAGCCAGGGCTCGCTGTTCCGGCTGGAAGCCGAGCACGTGTCGGGAGAGGTGGAGAGTCAGCTCAAGGCCACGGCTACGCACCTGGTCAACAGCGGTGGGTTGCTGGAGGCTAAGTTCCCGGATCAGAAGGCGGCGGTAGAGGCTGCACAGCTCTTGACTAACGCAGGTCTGACCGTGACTCACATCGGCCCCGACCGCAGGACCCTCGAGGAAGTCTTCATCGAGGCCGTCAAAGGAGAACAGTAG
- a CDS encoding ABC transporter permease subunit has translation MARRNLLSDFKWLLLLGVVGLLITLAFAETQSQVVVATWIVLGLGMVVAIAVNFPTRFFSKLMPPVWRVARATFHESWRRRFLNSILVFALLIILSSWTLAYLSPGAELKMLIDIGLGACRFFGLLIAVFLGTRLIADEMERRTIYTLLAKPVTRSQFLFGKFLGGYATVFANVAVMGLAFYIVFLIKAPQFHKLSSETLDTTLHMEFMYGNIVKAIGLILVEQMVLVALAVTASTVFSWILASIFSFFVYFVGQMSDFFRQLSDPGQGASKAAQILLGTIYRVLPHFEIFDIREKILKDELVPWDTLTKHGLQGLLYVVIILLIGYLFFNEREV, from the coding sequence ATGGCACGTCGCAACCTGCTGTCTGATTTCAAGTGGCTCCTGTTGCTGGGAGTCGTCGGCCTGCTGATAACGCTGGCCTTTGCGGAGACACAGTCCCAGGTCGTAGTGGCGACGTGGATCGTGCTGGGTCTGGGGATGGTGGTGGCGATTGCGGTCAACTTCCCGACGCGGTTCTTCAGCAAGCTGATGCCGCCGGTGTGGCGCGTCGCGCGAGCCACTTTTCACGAGTCCTGGCGTCGCCGGTTCCTCAACAGCATTCTGGTCTTCGCGCTCCTGATCATCCTATCGTCGTGGACCCTGGCGTATCTGTCGCCGGGTGCTGAGCTGAAGATGCTCATCGACATCGGCCTAGGCGCCTGCCGGTTCTTCGGCCTGCTCATCGCCGTGTTCCTCGGTACGCGTCTGATCGCCGACGAGATGGAGCGGCGGACGATCTACACCTTGCTGGCGAAGCCTGTGACGCGGTCCCAGTTCCTGTTCGGCAAGTTCCTCGGCGGCTACGCCACTGTATTCGCCAACGTCGCGGTAATGGGCCTTGCTTTCTACATCGTGTTCCTCATCAAGGCGCCACAGTTCCATAAGCTCAGTTCCGAGACGCTGGACACGACGTTGCACATGGAGTTCATGTACGGCAACATCGTCAAGGCCATCGGTCTGATTCTGGTGGAGCAGATGGTACTGGTGGCGCTGGCGGTCACGGCGTCGACAGTCTTCTCGTGGATCCTGGCCTCGATCTTCTCGTTCTTCGTGTACTTCGTGGGACAGATGAGCGACTTTTTCCGCCAGTTGTCGGACCCGGGGCAGGGAGCGAGCAAGGCTGCGCAGATACTGTTAGGGACCATCTACCGCGTCCTGCCGCACTTTGAGATCTTCGACATCCGCGAGAAGATCCTCAAGGACGAGCTGGTGCCCTGGGACACCCTAACCAAGCACGGCCTGCAGGGGCTGCTGTATGTTGTGATCATTCTGCTCATTGGTTACCTGTTCTTCAACGAGCGCGAGGTCTAG